ACGCTGGTGCCGGAGCGGCGTACCGTCCTGCGCTCGGGCGACCACCTGCTGGTGGTGACCCCGCGGCGCCAGCGCGAGCAGACCGAGCGCCGGCTGCGGCAGGTCAGCCGTGGTGGACGGCTCGCCCAGTGGCTGGGTCCGGCGAGGTGACCCGCTGGGTCAGGGCGCGCAGGCCGCGCCCTCCTGCTTGGCGGTGAGGGAGGAGCGACCCTCGCGCAGGTCGCCGAAGTCGTTGCCGACCACCACGACGACCCCCGGCAGGTCGACGAGGTCGACGGGGGCCTCGCGGACCGGGGCGGGCTTGGGCAGCACGCTGCGCACGAGCACCACGGCGGGGTCGCGCTTGTCGGCCGCCCACACCTGCACCTTCGCGACCTCGGTGTCGCGCGGGGCGTTGCCGCTGGTGCCCTCGCGGAAGCCGCGCTCGAGGAAGCCGTCCATCACCGCCCCGGCCAGCCCCTCGCGGGTGCCGGCGTTGAGGATCGTCACCTCGACCTGGGCGGCGTCGAGCTGCTCGCCCTCGACCACGGTCCAGGGCTCGCACGCCCCGGCCTCCTCGGGCTCGTCCGAGCCGGGGAGCGGGGCGGTGGCGTTGGACCAGCCCCAGGTGAGCATCACCAGGAGCAGGACCGCGAGGACGCCGAGCGTCAGGGCGGTGCGGAGGCCGGCGGACAGGTCGATCATGCGGAGCGCTTCCCGTGGGCGGCGTGGTCGAGGACCCGGGCGTGGAGGACGGGGCGCTGCTGGAGGGCCGCGCGGAGCGCGCGGTGCAGGCCGTCCTCGAGGTAGAGCTCGCCGTGCCAGTCCACGACGTGGGCGAAGAGGTCCCCGTAGAACGTGGAGTCCTCGTCGAGCAGGGTGCCGAGCCAGAGCGTGTCCTTGGTGGTCACCAGCTCGTCGAGGCGCACCTGGCGCGGGGGCAGGGCGGCCCAGTCGCCGGACGAGAGTCCGTGCTCGGGGTAGGGGCGCCCGTCGCCGACCCGCTTGAAGATCACGGCCGCGAGTCTAGTGCGCCCCGACGACGACAGCCGCCCACCGCAGAGGTGGGCGGCTGCCGACGGGGTGCTGCCGCTGGTCGAGGGGGGTCAGGCGCTCCAGCGCACCGAGTCGTCGACGAAGTCGGCCAGGGCGTGGACGCCACGCAGGTCGTTGCGGGCCTCCATGAGAGCGGTGAGGCGCTGGGAGTGGCGCAGCCGCAGGGCGGCACGCTGCTCGCCGAGCCGGTCGGCGGCGGTCGTGATGTCGGTCGTGGTGGCGGTGACGGGGGTGGTGTCGGCCATGGGGTGCTCCTCGGGTCCTGGAGGTGATCAGTGCTCTCAGGGTGCGCGCGCCAGATCGCGGGAGGGTTGACGGACGGTTACAGGCGTGTTTTCGCGGGTGTGACTTGGATCGCTCCAATCCCTGTGTGGGTGGGAGATCGGCCCCGACCGGACGGCGTCGTCACGGGTGGGGCTGGACAGGCGTCGTACGCTGCCGCCGTGAGCGAAACTGGAACAGGTTCTATCTCTGAGTGGCGCGACCACGAGGACGTCAAGCAGCTGAAGTACCGCTACCTGCGCACCCTCGACACCAAGCAGTGGGATGAGTTCGAGGCGTGCTTCCTGCCCGACGCGACCGCCGACTACAACGGCCTGGAGTTCGACGACCGGGCCGCGCTGGTGGACTACATGCGCACCAACCTCGGCGAGGGGCTGATCACCCTCCACCAGGTGCACCACCCCGAGATCGCCGTCGACGGCGACACCGCGACCGCGCGGTGGTACCTCCAGGACAAGGTGCTGGTCGCCGCATTCGGGTTCATGCTCGAGGGTGCGGCGTTCTACGAGGACCGCTACGTGCGTACGCCGGAGGGCTGGCGGGTCGCGCACACCGGCTACCGCCGCACCTACGAGGCGACCTACGACCTCGCGGACCTGCCGTCGCTGTCGGTGAAGGGCCCGGGCGAGCACACGCACGTGTGAGCACCCGACCCGCTCACGCGGTCGGCTCGCTCCACGCGACCTGCACCGTCTCGACGCCCCGGTCGCGCGTGACCAGCCGACCGCGGCCGGGCGGGAGCGGCGTGGGCCGCAGGGTGCCGAGCACCGGGCCCTCGTCGGGGCTGCCCGAGAGCAGCAGGCCGGGCATCGCGAGGTCGCGCAGCGTCTGGATCACCGGCTCGTAGAGCGCCCGTGAGGCGCCGCCGGAGCGACGGGCCACCACGACGTGCAGGCCGACGTCGCGGGCCTGGGCGAGCAGCGGCTGCAGCGGCGCCAGTGGCGAGCTCTGCGCGGTGGCCACCAGGTCGTAGTCGTCGACGACCAGGAAGACCTCGGCGCCCTGCCACCACGAGCGGCTGCGCAGCTGCTCGGGCGTCACGTCGGGGCCCGGGATGCGCTGCTCGAGGTAGGCGGCGAGGTCGCGCAGCGCCGGCGTGGCCTGCTGGGCGGAGGTGAGGTACTGCAGGAGGTGCTCCTCGGGGACCTCACCGAGCAGGGAGCGGCGGTAGTCCACGACCACGACCTGCGCCTGGGCCGCACCGCGGGTGCGGACCACCTCGCGCACGTAGGACCGCAGCAACGAGCTCTTCCCGGACTGGCCGTCGCCCAGCACCAGCAGGTGTGGCTCGGCGTCGACGTCGAGACCGAGCGGTGCCAGCTCCTTCTCGTCCACGCCCAGCAGCAGCGGGCCGCCGCCCGGCTGTGACCCGGTTGCGGCGTCGGGGGCCTCGGCCGCGCCGGCCATCCGGCGTACGTCGGCGAGGTCGATGCGCGCGGGGAGCAGCCGCAGCTTGGGGCCGGCCGGCCCCCGCCAGGCGGCCCGCACCCGGGTCACGAGGTCCTCGACGCCGTCGCCGAGGTCGTGCCCGGTGCCGGCCCCGTCGATGCGCGGGAGGGCGCCGAGGAAGTGCAGCTTGGACTGCACCAGCCCGCGGCCGGGGCGGCCGGTGGGGACCAGGGCGGCGAGCCGGCGGTCGATCTCGGAGTCCACGTGGTCGCCCAGGCGCAGCTCGAGGCGGGTGCCGAAGACGTCGCGCATCGCGGCCCGGAAGTCCGACCACCGGGCGGCGCCCGCCACGACGTGCAGCCCGAAGGTCAGGCCGCGCCCGGCCAGCTGCTGGATCTCCATCTCCAGGTCGTCGAAGTCGGCGCGCAGGGTGGACCAGCCGTCCACGACGAGGAAGACGTCGCCGAACCCGTCGTCGAAACCGTCGTCGGCCCGGCCCTCGCGACGGCGCGCGCGGTAGGTCTCGATCGAGTCGATGCCCCGGTCGCGGAAGAACGCCTCGCGGCGGTCGACCACGCCGGTGACCTCGGCCAGGATGCGACGCACGACGTCGGGCTCGGAGCGGGTGCCGACGCCCGCCACGTGGGGGTGGTGGGCGAGCGGTGCGAACGTGCCGCCGCCGAAGTCGAGCACGAAGAACTGCGACTCCTGCGGCGTGGTGACCAGGGACGCGCTGGCCACGATCGTGCGCAGCAGCGTGGACTTGCCGCTGCGCGGCCCGCCGACCACGGCCACGTGACCGGCGGCGCCGGAGAGGTCGACGGTCAGGGTGTCGCGGCGCTGCTCACGGGGACGGTCGACGATGCCGAGCGGGACGGTGAGGCCGCCCAGCGCCCGCCACGAGGGCGAGTGCAGGCCCAGTGCGGGGTCCTCGACCAGGTCGCCGAAGAGCCCGTCGAGGGTGTCGGGCTCCTCCAGCGGCGGGAGCCAGACCTGGTGGGCGGCCGGGCCCCGACCGGCTATCCGGCGTACGGCGAGGTCGAGCAGTGACTCGTCGCTGGTCGGCCGCGGCGCGACCGGCTCGGGTGCGGCGTCGGGCTGCTGCTCCAGGGGGCGCACCGAGGCGACCGTGAAGGGCAGGATGCCGCGCACGTGGCCGCCCTCGTCGCGCTGCACCCGGGCCCGGCCGCTGGGCGGGCCCGAGACGTAGGCGGCCTTGAAGCGCTGCATCGTGGTCGGGTCGGGCTTGAGGTAGCCCAGGCCGGGGACCGCGGGCAGCTCGTAGGCGTCGGGGACGCCGAGCACCGCGCGGGACTCCTGGGCGCTGAAGGTGCGCAGCCCCACGCGGTAGGACAGGTGCGACTCCAGGCCGCGCAGCCGGCCCTCCTCCAGGCGCTGGCTGGCCAGCAGCAGGTGGATGCCGAGGGAGCGGCCCAGGCGGCCGATGGCGACGAAGAGGTCGATGAACTCCGGCTTGGCGCTGAGCATCTCGGAGAACTCGTCGACCACGACGAACAGCGACGGCAGCGGCGCGAGGTCCTCGCCGGCCGCGCGGGCCTTCTCGTAGTCGCGGACCGAGGCGAAGTTGCCGGCCTCGCGCAGCAGCTCCTGGCGCCGCACCATCTCCCCGGACAGCGCGTCCTGCATCCGGTCGACGAGGGTCAGCTCTTGGGAGAGGTTGGTGATGACCGCCGAGACGTGCGGCATGCCGGACATGCCCGCGAAGGTCGCGCCGCCCTTGAAGTCGACCAGGACCATGTTGAGCTGCTCGGGCGAGTGCGTCATCGCCAGGCCGAGCACCAGCGTGCGCAGGAACTCCGACTTGCCCGATCCGGTCGCGCCGATGACCAGGCCGTGCGGCCCCATGCCCTGCTGGGCGGACTCCTTGAGGTCGAGGTGCGCGGGCAGACCGGCCTCGCCGACACCGATCGGAACCCGCAGGCGGTCCCGCGCCGGGCGGGGGCGCCACGCGGCGTCGGCGTCGAAGGCGTGGACGTCGCCGAGGCCGAGCAGCTCCATGAAGTCGGTGCTGCCGGAGAGGTCCGGCGCCGCGTCGTCGGGTACGCCGGAGCCGGCCGTGACGGTGTGCAGGGCGGTGAGCCGACGGGCGAAGGCCTCCGCGGTGGCCAGGTCGCACTGGTCGCCGCGGGCCCGCACCGGGGTCTCGCGCACCCGCACCGCCTCCAGGGCGACCAGCCCGGGGGCGGTCGGCTCGTCGAGGACCGCGAGCCGCAGCCGGGTCGGGTCCTCGAGGTCGTCCCAGCGGGCCGGCAGGTCGAGGACGGTGACGCCGTGCAGCCCGTCGGGCGGGACCACGTGGTTGCCCGGCGGGAGGTCCGCGCCGTCCAGCAGCAGCAGGACGTGGGGGACCGCCGGCCGCTCGTCGGCACCGAAGCGGGGCCGGTCGGCCAGGTCGGGCGGCAGCAGCTCGGCGAGCTCGTCGAGCGAGGTCGCGACCATCCGCCGGGGGCCGACGGCGTCGGTGACCCGGGCGGAGTGGGCGTGCGGGAGCCACTTGACCCAGTCCCAGTGCGCCAGCTGACGCTCGCCGGCCAGGACCGCGACGACCAGGTGCTCGGGGGAGTGGAAGGCGGTGGCCGAGCAGACCAGCGCCCGGGCGAGGGCGCGTGCGGTGGGCTCGGCGCCGCAGACCTCGATCCGGTCGAAGGCGCGCAGGTCGAGGGAGGCCGGGAGGTCGGGCTGGTTGCGGTGCACGACCAGCAGCCGGTGCAGTGCCGAGGCGGCGGCCGGGTCGACCTGGTCGATGGGGGCGCTGTCGGGCGGGACCAGCCGCAGCGCGAGCTCCTGGCTGCACACGCCGTAGCGCACGTGCAGGAAGGTCGGGTCGGTCGCGCCGCGCTCCCAGACCCGGCTGCGCTCCTCGGCGAGCGCGGGCAGCGAGGCCGGCTCCGGGTGCTGCCAGGTCAGCGCCCGCCGCTGCTGGGTGGCGGCGTCGCGGGCGACGGCCCGCACCGAGGAGAGGTAGCGCAGGTACTCCGTGCGCGAGCCGGTGACCGACTGCGCGCGCTGCTTCCGCTGCCGGTCGATCTGGACGACGATGAAGCCGAGGGTGGCGAAGAGGAACATCCCGGCCGCGATGTAGGAGCGCCCGCCCCCGCCACCGGCACCCATGGAGGCCACCAGCACGATCGAGCCGAGGCTGCCGAGCATCGGGATCGCGTTCATCATCACGCCGGCGGCGCCCTCGGAGCGGTCCAGCTCGGGCGGCGGCTGCAGCCGGATCTCCCCCGAGGGCATCTCGGGCGCCTCGAGGCGCTGTCCGCGCAGGGTCGTCGTCACGGCGAGCGACTACCCTTCACCCGGCGCGGCGAAACCGATCGGGAGGTGCAGTGGCGGCAGGTGCGGGCGACGTCCTCGCCCTCAGCGTGCACGGCCCCCGGGGCGTCGTGGACCTCGTGGTCCCGGCCGCCGCGACGGTGGCCGACGTGGCGGCGGAGTACGCCGCACAGCTCGGGCTCCCCGGGCCCCCCGACCTCGTGGCCGGCTCGGCCGGCTCCGCGGGGGCCGGCGTGCTGGACCCCGCCCGGTCGTTGCGCGAGGTGGGTGTCGGTGCCGGCGCCCTGCTGGTCGCGCTCGAGCCGGCCGCGGTCGGCGTGCTCGCCACCTCGGGCGACCCCCGCCCGGTCGCGCCCGGGTCGGGCCATGAGCAGGTCCCCGGGCCCGGTGCTCCCGTGCTGCTGGGCCTCGCCGCTGCGGCCGGGGTGCTCGCGGGCTGGGCGGGTGCGACGGCCGACGGCGGTCCACGCACGGCGACCGTCGTGCTCCTCGTGCTCGCCGCCCTGGTGGCGGCGCTGCCGGTCGGGGCTCCGGGCGTGCCGGCCGGCCACCGGGCGGTGCTCGCCCCGGTCTACGCCGGCGCAGCGGCGTACGCCGTGGTGTGGGAGCCGGTCCCCGACCGGTGGCCGGTGCTGCTCGGCGTGGTGGCGCTGGTCTCCGCCGTGGCCGCCGGGGTGGCCCGGGTGCTGACGCCCGGCCGGTCGGAGGCCCTGCGGGTGTGGACGATGGTCGGGGTCGCGCTGTTCGTGCTCACCACCCTCGGTGCGCTGGTCGGCGCCCCGGCCCAGGTCGTCTGGTCGGTGCTGCTGGCGCTCGCGCTGCTGGCGCCGCGCTTCGTGCCGGGGCTGGCGGTCGACGTGCCCGACCAGCTGCTGGTCGACCTCGAGCGGCTCTCGGTCAACGCGTGGTCGGCACGCGAGCGGCCCGTGGGTCGCCGCGGCCGCACCGTCGTCCCGCCCGACCTGGTCACCGACGTCGCGGCCCGCGGGGCCGTCGTGATCACATCGGCCTGCGTGGCGGTGCTCGCCGTGGTCGCCGTGGCCGCGCCCGCGCTGCTCGCCTCGGTGCCGCACACCCCGGACGTGGTGGGGGCGCGGGCCCTGGCCCTGCTCGCCGGGGCGGCGCTGCTGCTCGCGGCCCGCAGCTACCGCCATCGCGCTGCGCGCGCCCTGCTCCGGCTCGCCGGGCTCGGTGCGTGGCTCGCCCTGCTGGTCGACCTCGCGGCCGCGCTGCGTGAGGGGGCCGGTCTGCTCGTCGGGGGTGCCGCGGTCGCGCTCGCCCTGGCCCTGGTGGCGGCCGCCGTCGCCACCGGACGCGGCTGGCGCTCGGCGTGGTGGTCGCGTCGCGCCGAGGTGCTCGAGGGGTTCGTCGGGGCGCTGGCGCTGGCCTCCCTGGTGCCCGCGACCGGCCTGTTCCGCCTGCTCTGGGAGAGCGTCCCCGACGTCTGAGCCGGGCCCCGGCCGGCCCCACCCCGTCATCCACAGCCGGCTCCCGCGCTGGTTTAGCGGGTAAAGACCCGGGTAGACGCCCTGACGTCGCGCAGCACGCCGGGCCCGCAGGGCGAGCCGGTCACCGCGGGACGGACGACACCCACATCTCGGGCGACGGGGTCGCCTCCGAGGAAGGAGCAGTTCCCATGGCAGCAGCCGACTACGGGCAGGGCGAGAAGACCCTGACGCGCGCCGCCGGGCTCGTCGCCGACGCCAAGGCGGAGTTCGACGGCATCTCCAAGCAGCTCATGACCAATGTCGAGACCCTCCGCAGCCAGTGGGGCGGTCAGGGCTCGACCGCGTTCCAGACGCTGGCGATGGCGTGGAACGACAAGCAGCAGAAGATCGTGAGCGCGCTCAACGAGTTCGAGCAGAACCTCATCACCACCGAGAAGGACAACGTGTCGACCGACGACGCGCAGCAGTCCTCCATGACCGCCCTCCAGAACTCGCTGGGCGCCCTGCCCAACGGCCGCGTCTGACCGGGCCCCGGACCAGCAGGAGCAGGAGACAGACATGTACGACGGCATCAGCGTCAACCACGGCGGCCTCGACCTGGGGGCCAGCGACCTGGCCAACGGGGTCAAGGCCATCGAGGACCGGATGAACCGACTCGAGGACGACCTCAAGGAGCTCAAGGGCTCCGGTTGGTCCGGCTCGGCCCAGCAGGCCTACACCCAGGCCAAGGCCCAGTGGGACCAGGCGATCAACGAGATGAAGGACCTGCTGGCCAAGACCAGCGTCGCGGTCTCGACCGCCAACCAGGACTACCGATCCGCCGACCAGCGCGGTGCGGCCCTGTTCGGCGGCTGAGTCCCCGCCACGTGAGTCGGCCCGTCCTCCCGGTCCAGACCGGGGGGACGGGCCGCTCTGACGTGGGTAGGAGCCCCACGTCGTGACCCCACCCCTCGGCCCTCGGCACCCGTCTCGGGAGGACCTTCCATGAGCACCGCGCCCCCCAGCGCCGGCCCCGCGCCCCTGTCCGGGCTGGTGCGCGTCACCGTGGCCTCCGGGAGCCGCCGGGTCGACCTGGTGCTGCCCGGGGCGGTCCCCGTCGCCGAGCTGGTCCCCGAGCTGGCCCGCAGCGTGGGGCTGCTGGACCCGCTCACGGTCCACGGCGGCTACTGCGTGACCGGCCCCGACGGGCGCCGGCTGTCCGGGGACGCCGGTCTGGTGCTGCAGGGCGTCGAGGACGGAGCCCTGCTCACCGTGAGCGCCGGCGTCGACGCCGACCCGCCCCGGGTCTACGACGACGTGGTCGAGGCCATGACCGACGTCGTGGAGCGCGACCTGCGGCCCTGGTCACCCGCCTCGGGGCGTCGTACCGCCCTGGGGGCGGCGGGCCTGCTGCTCGTCCTCGGCGCCGGCAGCCTGCTGCTGCAGACCGACTCCACGCTCGCCGGCAGCGCCGCCGCCATCGTCGCGGCCGCGCTGCTCGCCGGCGCCGTGGTGCTCTCCCGCGTCCAGGGCGAGCCGGAGGCCGCGGTCGCGGTCTCCTGGACCGCCTCGTTGTACGCCGTGGTGGCCGGCCTGCTCCTGGCCGGCGGGGGCGGCTTCGGCCCCTCGGCCGTCGGCGCCGGGCTCGGCGCCGTGGTCGTGGGCGCCCTGTCCCTGCTGGCCGTCGGCGAGGGCCGTGCCCTGACGCTGCCGCCGGCGGCGGTCGGCGCGGTCTTCCTGGTCACCGGGCTGGTGCTGGCCGACACCGACCTCGACCCGGCGGTCGTCCTGGTGGCGCTGCTGGTGCTCCTGGTGCTGCTCGGCAGCGTGTTCCCCTGGTGGGCGCTCGGGCTGACCGGGCGCGGGGTCGAGCAGGCCTACTCCGTCGACGACCTCACCGCCGACCCCGAGGACATCGACGCCGCCGCGGTCGGCGCCGACGCGAGGCTGGCGCACGAGGTGCTGCTGGCGATCGGGGCGACGGTCGGGCTGCTGCTGGTGGCGGTGGCACCGCTGGCGGTGGGCCGAGGCCTCTCCGGCACGGTGCTGGCCCTGGTCTGCGCGGGCGTGCTGATGCTGCGCACCCGGCAGTACCGCACCGGCACCGAGGTGCTCGTCGGCCTGCTCAGCGGGGTGCTCGGCCTGGTCTCGACGGCCGCGGCGGTGCTGTGGCTGCAGCCCGACTGGCGCCCGACGACCGCCGTGGTGCTGGCCGCCACCGGCGGGGTGCTGCTCGCGCTGACCCTCGTGCCGTCGCAGCCCTCGGTGCGCCGCGGTCGGCTCGGCGACGTAGCCGAGACCGTCGCACTGCTCGCGCTGCTGCCGCTGACCGTCGTCGCGTGCGGGCTGTTCGCCGCGATCGTGGGCTGAGCCGTGGCCACCAAGCGCGACCTCGTCGAGGCGCACGCCTTCAGCAGGCGCCGGCTCGTCACCGCCTTCGTCTCCGGAGCCCCGGGCGGACGCGAGGTCGAGCCCGCACGACCGGGACGCACCATCGTCGGCGGTGTGGCGCTGTCGGTCCTGATGGTCGCGGC
This genomic window from Nocardioides marinus contains:
- a CDS encoding LytR C-terminal domain-containing protein; the encoded protein is MIDLSAGLRTALTLGVLAVLLLVMLTWGWSNATAPLPGSDEPEEAGACEPWTVVEGEQLDAAQVEVTILNAGTREGLAGAVMDGFLERGFREGTSGNAPRDTEVAKVQVWAADKRDPAVVLVRSVLPKPAPVREAPVDLVDLPGVVVVVGNDFGDLREGRSSLTAKQEGAACAP
- a CDS encoding type II toxin-antitoxin system VapB family antitoxin — protein: MIFKRVGDGRPYPEHGLSSGDWAALPPRQVRLDELVTTKDTLWLGTLLDEDSTFYGDLFAHVVDWHGELYLEDGLHRALRAALQQRPVLHARVLDHAAHGKRSA
- a CDS encoding nuclear transport factor 2 family protein; translated protein: MSETGTGSISEWRDHEDVKQLKYRYLRTLDTKQWDEFEACFLPDATADYNGLEFDDRAALVDYMRTNLGEGLITLHQVHHPEIAVDGDTATARWYLQDKVLVAAFGFMLEGAAFYEDRYVRTPEGWRVAHTGYRRTYEATYDLADLPSLSVKGPGEHTHV
- the eccCa gene encoding type VII secretion protein EccCa; the protein is MTTTLRGQRLEAPEMPSGEIRLQPPPELDRSEGAAGVMMNAIPMLGSLGSIVLVASMGAGGGGGRSYIAAGMFLFATLGFIVVQIDRQRKQRAQSVTGSRTEYLRYLSSVRAVARDAATQQRRALTWQHPEPASLPALAEERSRVWERGATDPTFLHVRYGVCSQELALRLVPPDSAPIDQVDPAAASALHRLLVVHRNQPDLPASLDLRAFDRIEVCGAEPTARALARALVCSATAFHSPEHLVVAVLAGERQLAHWDWVKWLPHAHSARVTDAVGPRRMVATSLDELAELLPPDLADRPRFGADERPAVPHVLLLLDGADLPPGNHVVPPDGLHGVTVLDLPARWDDLEDPTRLRLAVLDEPTAPGLVALEAVRVRETPVRARGDQCDLATAEAFARRLTALHTVTAGSGVPDDAAPDLSGSTDFMELLGLGDVHAFDADAAWRPRPARDRLRVPIGVGEAGLPAHLDLKESAQQGMGPHGLVIGATGSGKSEFLRTLVLGLAMTHSPEQLNMVLVDFKGGATFAGMSGMPHVSAVITNLSQELTLVDRMQDALSGEMVRRQELLREAGNFASVRDYEKARAAGEDLAPLPSLFVVVDEFSEMLSAKPEFIDLFVAIGRLGRSLGIHLLLASQRLEEGRLRGLESHLSYRVGLRTFSAQESRAVLGVPDAYELPAVPGLGYLKPDPTTMQRFKAAYVSGPPSGRARVQRDEGGHVRGILPFTVASVRPLEQQPDAAPEPVAPRPTSDESLLDLAVRRIAGRGPAAHQVWLPPLEEPDTLDGLFGDLVEDPALGLHSPSWRALGGLTVPLGIVDRPREQRRDTLTVDLSGAAGHVAVVGGPRSGKSTLLRTIVASASLVTTPQESQFFVLDFGGGTFAPLAHHPHVAGVGTRSEPDVVRRILAEVTGVVDRREAFFRDRGIDSIETYRARRREGRADDGFDDGFGDVFLVVDGWSTLRADFDDLEMEIQQLAGRGLTFGLHVVAGAARWSDFRAAMRDVFGTRLELRLGDHVDSEIDRRLAALVPTGRPGRGLVQSKLHFLGALPRIDGAGTGHDLGDGVEDLVTRVRAAWRGPAGPKLRLLPARIDLADVRRMAGAAEAPDAATGSQPGGGPLLLGVDEKELAPLGLDVDAEPHLLVLGDGQSGKSSLLRSYVREVVRTRGAAQAQVVVVDYRRSLLGEVPEEHLLQYLTSAQQATPALRDLAAYLEQRIPGPDVTPEQLRSRSWWQGAEVFLVVDDYDLVATAQSSPLAPLQPLLAQARDVGLHVVVARRSGGASRALYEPVIQTLRDLAMPGLLLSGSPDEGPVLGTLRPTPLPPGRGRLVTRDRGVETVQVAWSEPTA
- a CDS encoding WXG100 family type VII secretion target; the encoded protein is MAAADYGQGEKTLTRAAGLVADAKAEFDGISKQLMTNVETLRSQWGGQGSTAFQTLAMAWNDKQQKIVSALNEFEQNLITTEKDNVSTDDAQQSSMTALQNSLGALPNGRV
- a CDS encoding WXG100 family type VII secretion target produces the protein MYDGISVNHGGLDLGASDLANGVKAIEDRMNRLEDDLKELKGSGWSGSAQQAYTQAKAQWDQAINEMKDLLAKTSVAVSTANQDYRSADQRGAALFGG
- the eccD gene encoding type VII secretion integral membrane protein EccD; this encodes MSTAPPSAGPAPLSGLVRVTVASGSRRVDLVLPGAVPVAELVPELARSVGLLDPLTVHGGYCVTGPDGRRLSGDAGLVLQGVEDGALLTVSAGVDADPPRVYDDVVEAMTDVVERDLRPWSPASGRRTALGAAGLLLVLGAGSLLLQTDSTLAGSAAAIVAAALLAGAVVLSRVQGEPEAAVAVSWTASLYAVVAGLLLAGGGGFGPSAVGAGLGAVVVGALSLLAVGEGRALTLPPAAVGAVFLVTGLVLADTDLDPAVVLVALLVLLVLLGSVFPWWALGLTGRGVEQAYSVDDLTADPEDIDAAAVGADARLAHEVLLAIGATVGLLLVAVAPLAVGRGLSGTVLALVCAGVLMLRTRQYRTGTEVLVGLLSGVLGLVSTAAAVLWLQPDWRPTTAVVLAATGGVLLALTLVPSQPSVRRGRLGDVAETVALLALLPLTVVACGLFAAIVG